In one window of Orcinus orca chromosome 17, mOrcOrc1.1, whole genome shotgun sequence DNA:
- the RPL7 gene encoding 60S ribosomal protein L7, whose translation MEGAEEKKKKVPAVPETLKKKRKNFAELKIKRLRKKFAQKMLRKARRKLIYEKAKHYHKEYRQMYRTEIRMARMARKAGNFYVPAEPKLAFVIRIRGINGVSPKVRKVLQLLRLRQIFNGTFVKLNKASINMLRIVEPYIAWGYPNLKSVNELIYKRGYGKINKKRIALTDNVLIARSLGKYGIICMEDLIHEIYTVGKRFKEANNFLWPFKLSSPRGGMKKKTTHFVEGGDAGNREDQINRLIRRMN comes from the exons ATGGAAGGTGCTGA ggagaagaaaaagaaggttcCTGCTGTGCCAGAAACCCTTAAGAAAAAGCGAAAGAATTTCGCAGAGCTTAAGATCAAGCGCCTGAGAAAGAAATTTGCTCAGAAGATG CTTCGAAAGGCAAGGAGGAAGCTCATCTATGAAAAAGCTAAGCACTATCATAAGGAGTACCGGCAGATGTACAGAACTGAGATTCGAATGGCTAGGATGGCAAGAAAAGCTGGCAACTTCTACGTACCCGCGGAACCCAAATTGGCATTTGTCATCAGGATCAGAGG TATCAACGGTGTGAGCCCAAAGGTTCGAAAGGTGTTGCAGCTTCTTCGCCTCCGTCAGATTTTCAATGGCACCTTTGTGAAGCTCAACAAGGCTTCAATTAACATGCTGAGAATTGTGGAACCATACATTGCATGGGG GTACCCAAACCTGAAGTCAGTAAATGAATTGATCTACAAGCGTGGTTATGGCAAAATCAACAAGAAGCGAATTGCCCTGACGGATAACGTGTTGATTGCTCGATCTCTTG GCAAATACGGTATTATCTGCATGGAGGATCTGATTCATGAGATCTATACTGTTGGAAAACGTTTCAAAGAAGCAAACAACTTCCTGTGGCCCTTCAAATTGTCTTCTCCACGAGGTGGAATGAAGAAAAAGACTACCCATTTTGTAGAAGGTGGAGATGCTGGCAACAGGGAAGACCAGATCAACAGACTTATAAGAAGGATGAACTAA
- the RDH10 gene encoding retinol dehydrogenase 10, whose amino-acid sequence MNIVVEFFVVTFKVLWAFVLAAARWLVRPKEKSVAGQVCLITGAGSGLGRLFALEFARRRALLVLWDINTQSNEETAGMVRHIYRDLEAADAAALQAGNGEEEILPHCNLQVFTYTCDVGKRENVYLTAERVRKEVGEVSVLVNNAGVVSGHHLLECPDELIERTMMVNCHAHFWTTKAFLPTMLEINHGHIVTVASSLGLFSTAGVEDYCASKFGVVGFHESLSHELKAAEKDGIKTTLVCPYLVDTGMFRGCRIRKEIEPFLPPLKPDYCVKQAMKAILTDQPMICTPRLMYIVTFMKSILPFEAVVCMYRFLGADKCMYPFIAQRKQATNNNEAKNGI is encoded by the exons ATGAACATCGTGGTGGAGTTCTTCGTGGTCACTTTTAAAGTGCTCTGGGCGTTCGTGCTGGCCGCGGCGCGCTGGCTGGTGCGGCCCAAGGAAAAGAGCGTGGCTGGCCAGGTGTGCCTCATTACGGGCGCCGGCAGCGGCCTGGGCCGCCTCTTCGCGCTCGAGTTCGCCCGGCGCCGGGCCCTGCTGGTGCTCTGGGACATCAACACTCAGAGCAACGAGGAGACGGCGGGCATGGTGCGCCACATCTACCGCGACCTGGAGGCGGCGGACGCCGCGGCGCTGCAAG CTGGGAATGGTGAGGAAGAAATTCTGCCCCACTGTAACCTGCAGGTTTTTACCTACACCTGTGatgtgggaaagagagagaatgtctACCTGACAGCGGAGAGGGTCCGCAAGGAGGTTGGCGAGGTCTCAGTCCTGGTCAATAATGCTGGCGTGGTCTCTGGGCATCACCTTCTGGAATGTCCTGATGAGCTCATTGAGAGAACCATGATGGTCAATTGCCACGCACACTTCTGG acCACTAAGGCTTTTCTTCCTACCATGCTGGAGATTAATCATGGTCATATTGTGACCGTTGCAAGTTCCCTGGGATTGTTCAGTACTGCTGGAGTTGAG GATTACTGCGCCAGTAAATTTGGAGTCGTGGGTTTTCATGAATCCCTGAGCCATGAGTTAAAGGCTGCGGAGAAGGATGGAATTAAAACCACGCTGGTTTGCCCTTACCTTGTAGACACTGGCATGTTCAGGGGCTGCCGAATCAG GAAAGAAATTGAGCCTTTCCTGCCCCCTCTGAAGCCCGATTACTGCGTGAAGCAGGCTATGAAGGCCATCCTCACGGACCAGCCCATGATCTGCACCCCCCGCCTCATGTACATCGTGACCTTCATGAAGAG CATCCTCCCTTTCGAAGCAGTTGTGTGTATGTATCGGTTCCTAGGAGCAGACAAGTGTATGTACCCCTTTATCGCTCAGAGAAAACAAGCCACAAACAATAACGAAGCAAAAAACGGAATCTAA